AACTTTCCTcccattaatttattattattaatttattatggtgtaaaaaacaaaatttaataggTGTATTGAACAATAACAAGATTTCTTTCCTGGAAGGAAGAGAACCTATATGTGTCTGGCTTGGAGCTCTATATATGTTACTGAGACCTTTGCTTCTTTCTGGGAAAGATGGTTTGCCTTCCACCCCCACTCACCAGTCACCAAGAAGCAGCAGCCAATGCTGTCTGTCTCCTTTCAGACTGCTTGGGCAATCTGGCACCTACTGAGATAAAAAAGAAGGCCTTGAGGGGAGGAATTCAGAATACAACTCAAAGTTTTGATCATACTAGAAGTGTGAGATATTCATATACCAAGATACAGATGCATACAAATGAGACAAAATCAGAAAGACACAGGACTCCagcaaaaggaagttgaaaaaacTATGGGTAGACATTAAAAGGTgggtttctgtgatttttttgctCTAGGAAGTGAAATATTCTCTCTTAGGAGTTATATGTagtggggggaaaggaggaagggagagatggtgaTGAGGTAATAAAGTCTACAAAGGAGAACAAATTGTGCCTTTGTTAATTAGAAATATAGGTATGTCTATATAATTTCATTGCTAAAAGACAATTTCTTTAGTTTAAGGTCCTTTTCTAGgaatttaagatatctaaaaTTTAAATATCTGTGAAATATAAACACTATCATCCATGACCCCAAGAGAAAAGAACTTTGTTCAAACAAATGTCTAAATTACAGATGGCCACATAAATATAAACAGGACTCTAATtaacaatatttctgttattttctgCTATCGGCATTAGaacaagagaggaaaaataagcTAGTTACTAGGATAATCATTACAATCATTAGCTTTCCAAGGGTTGTTATTTAGAATGCTGGCTGTGTTTAAGTCTGAGATTTAGCCTCCtagcaaataaaattaaagttaatTCCAGCAGATATATTAATAATTAGGATGAGAATAATTCTACTAGTTTCCAtaatattactactattactatgtTCTCCCCATGATCTTTTCATTAAATGCTGATATTACATAGATTACTCTGGTGAAGGTTCACATTAGTTGGTGTTTTAGCCATAACATGTCTATATACAAgcactaaacatatatacatattacaatTCTAAAATTTTGCATACCTCAAGATTTTCCACACATAATTCACTGAAATGCCTGGTGGCGACCCTGGGGTCTTGAAGGTTTTGCCAACAGAACATAGTTCTGATCAACAGATCCTGTCCAAGTGGAAAAGCTTTGAATACTTATCTTCCAAGAACCAGACAAGTTGTTAGCAGTGAGTTCAGCTACAGCAACGAAGGTGTCTGAAGGGCTGGTTAAGGGAACAGCCACACTCATGAGATCCTAGCCCCCTGAAATGCTGAACTGCCTAATGAAACAATACAGACTGCTAGTTTGGAGGGAGCAGGAAGGGCAGTCATTTCTGGACTTGTTCACAAAGGACCCCACCTCCAGTCAGAACTCTAGACACTATAAAATTGTACTCAGAGAGACGAGAGCCAAGAATACAAACTTTATTGAACAAAGGTGATGGCCATATGCAAGTAAAGGGGAAGCTGACTGGCAGTATACACAATGCAGATTTATATCTCACCTCTCCCTGTCTTTTTGAGagagaagcattaaaaataaTGACCAAGGACTGAAAAGAACCACACTCAACATGACCGCTAGCACCGTTTAAACTGATGCTTTCCACAGGACGACCTGGTTTTCATGCATATGAACTGTTTAAATTGCAAGAAAAGCACAGCCAAGTTGGATTATGAGGGACTTGGCTTCTATctcaagaaaagcaaatttggAATTCAGCCTAGTTTCTTAATTATCACCAATAATTTGCTTCTAGTCATCAAAAGGTCATTAAGGGAAAAACTAAGACATGTTAATTTGGTAATATTTGTGGCCACTGTGGCCaggtaaaggagaaggaaggagattaTGTTGAAACATTCAATTTCTTTTGAACATGCACGACAGCCCCCTGGGGAGGTCCATTCCAGAACTACCAGGAGGCCTATTTTAGCCATAGCCAGGAGGCAGTGcttattgggggtggggaggtagggagggtgCAGGGATAGGTAGATTTCTAACATTAGCTAAACTCATTCCCGTTACTTGCAATTCTAGTATCAAATTTCCTTTCTTAAGATACAGAATCCCCAAGGGGAGCCCTCAATAAAGttttttcctgcctcttctaCAAAGTTGAAAACAGGAGACCTTTCTGTTACaaatgaagttggggagattTGAAGATAAGTGATCTGGAGGGGTCTACCATATAACCGAAACAATAAAATGGAGTTTAGGGACTCACCATCTCTGGCCAGGAGGCCTGATGGTGTAAATGAAGACCTAGTGCTTAGACACATACTCTGAACTCAGGAGGCTGCATTCCAAGAGCAATTTCAATTCTAGCTTCATTGGCTGAagccaaaataaatatatgagaAGGACTGGAGGGcacaggagggaggaggaaaccaAAATAATCCTGTGGTATGGAGTAAGAATTTTGTTCCTTCCCTATCACAGCTTCTACTGCTGCAACACATAGAGGAGGTAGTTAagagataaatttttaaattggTTTTCTGATGGGGGAAGGGTGGAGTAGGAAGGAGACTGAAAATTTATCTCTCATCGCTAAATATTTATGACCAGGCTGGTAGGTTTTAGACATGCTTCAGGCTGGAAATGGAAAGACAGAGGGAAACGTCGGCATGACAGGGATATACAAATACCACATCTCAAGTGCTTCAAAAACTGGTTTAGATTTCTGCCCTTCACCCAAGTAGGATGCTACTTTAATAAACTACAGTACACTGAGAGAGTCCAAGAGACAAAGGACTTGAGTGAGCTATATATTTAAGATGGGacaatttttttagaaaaatgaagagCTTGCTCTACTCCTTCTGCCTGCCATGCTGTGGCCGAAGCATCCAGACCCCATCTGACTGGTCATATTTGCCCAAGCCTTGGGAGCAAGCCAAAAAAGGAGAGCAGGGTGCTGAGCCCCACATTCTCCTCCACAGAGTAAGAAGTGTTGGGAAAAGTGGCAAGTCTTCATTCATCATGTCAAGGCCTGTGGCGATGCCCTGAGGTTGTTCCCTTACTCACCAAGAATTTGgtccaagagaaggaaaaaaaagatgaaaatcaacCAACTCCCAAACAAACAACTCATCCCATGAACGGAGCGACGTGGCTTCTGGTGGTCATCGACAGCAGGGGGAGGAAGGACCCACCTGCCAGCTTTAAGATTTATTGAAGGCTGCCAACACGGCCCAGATCATCTCTGTGGCACTGTGCTTTGTTCCTTCCACCTCAGGGTCAAGCTCTACCAGGTCCTTGGCTCGGTTCATGGCTACATCATATCTGTCATCTGCCAGGGTGGAGAAGACACTTTCCAGCACATCTGAGGAGTGGGCCAATACCAGCAGTGCCAGGGTCCTGCGGTCCATGCGCTGGGGGTCATTCACCCATCGCTCCAGGACACTCTCCTGAAGCTTTCTGACCAGCCGCTGTTTCTCTGTTGTGTTGGTCACTGGGTGGGTGGTCATGTCAAACAGCAGGAAGTTCTGCTTCTCAGTGGTCAGAATGCCCTTCTCCACCAGGTTTTTGGCAATCCGTTCTCGCACATTCCTTAGCTGGTACTGCAGCTTGAAGGGATTCCACGTTTCACCTGTgatgatggatgaatgaatgcaatacacagaggaaaaaaagattaactTTCTGACTTACAGTAGCATGTATTAAATTCTAGGTGTCTGAGGCAAATTTTCTGGAGCTGTCCAATCTGTCCTTCTAGTCCAAGGCTTCACCATACATTCTGGGGGCGACCCTCCTTCCATGGTTCACCACTGGATAAGCACAATTTTAAATTCTagtgaaaagggagaggaagatgttggggggggggggaagcaggGGAAAGAGGCTGAAAGTTAAGGTGAAGCTTTTGGATTTTCTTTGAATATCAATTATCCATGCTTCCTCTGTCCTTGGATGAGAGAGACTCTACAATCCTAGCGATAAGTGTTAAGAACAAAGGCtttacagagacagagagaatccaACTATGAGCTTCTGACACCCCACCCCCCAGGTTTCCAGCACCTTCTTGAGACTTTTCCAAACATTATGACAATCTGCATGGTAGGGCTCTTGGTGCAGTGGGCAGGAGTGGAGGAGTGGACAACAGCAGTTGGAAGGACCAATAAAacagagtgtgtgtgttcatctccAGTGGGTGTGGAGAAGCACAATGCCTTCCCTGTCCCTGCCTCAGTGGTAGGGAAGATATGAAATGGCCACTTGTCTGAGccagagaggaggaaggactGAAGCACTCTGCTGATGGGAGTGAGGAGGAAAGAATCTCCCTGCTCTTTGGGCCGCCATTGATGGGCGCTGGGAGACAGATCACGAGACACAGGTAAGACTGTGGCCAACAGTCCCCAGGCAGGCAGCCCTGTGCTCTGGGGCCTGTCAGGCAGAGGTTCCCAGACTTTTTCAAGCTCTGTGTTTCCTGGCTTTATGAATCCCCTATTcaacatgaaagaaaataaattcttaagtTTACCATGAATGAGCATGAAGTAAATAAAGCAGATTAATTAATTTCTATAGGATATGattatttgcaaatatttatcataCCCTCTTGATAGGCTTGTATCCCATGGTATTCTTATTCCAGATGGGGGACCCCAGGCCTGTGGTCTTTGGTGTCTGAATGTAAAAGAATCACAACACTACCCATGAGTAGCAATAAAGGACCCTGGGGCAGCCCTGGCTGCCTTCTTGCTGCTACCAGTTGTGATAAgggtttttattcttttggatttACCCCGAATGGTGGCCaaccttccttccatcttttccccttcGGCACAGCCCCACCTAGGGGCCAGCTTAGGGGCCCCTTGGGTGCCCATCTGATTGTTCTTCTTGTCTCTCAACAAGGTTCCCCACACTTTATTGTCTTTTTTACCCTCGCCACCTATGCTTCCCAACACCATAAACACATCATGCTGTGTCTTCCTGAAGGTTTggataaactcctttgtttggggGATCATCATTCCCCAAAGGGTAGTATGACCCCTGTCATTCTACATATACATGCCCCATGCCCTCCCCTGCAGCCATCACCCTGCCATCCAAATTGTCTTGAAGACTTAAGAAGGTTCAAGAAGGCACCAGAAacaagtgggggagggaggaagggagagctaCAATCGGATGGCAGTGTTGGCACCTCTCAAATTAGGCTGCCAGGTAGAACCCTGGAGAGAGGGctgcttgggcaagtcacttcacctctgggtctacttcagtttcctcagctgtaaaaggaaaaaaacaatgcCATTTATCTTCCAGGGGCgttgtaaggaacaaatgagacaatatttgtaaagcacatggCACTgtgcctgactcatagtaggtgctgtatgaTGGTAactattatattaattttatgcaatcaaaacCAAGTTGTTATTCTCTCATAAACAAATAATGTGAATTTCTGATTCTCTTTTCCTGGGAAGGAGACAGGCCTATGTCTTGGCCACTAAGAGTGGAGATAAGAGACATTCTGAATTCTTTTACCAGTGAGCAGCTCTATCCATGTTTGAACCGTTTCTGCTGGTTCTGTGGCCTTGATGTGCTTAAGCGTTTCATCCAGTAAGACATCGCCAGTTGGACTGTCTGACTTTAGCAACACCTTttaggaaagaaaagcaaaggaaccAGGGGTATGTATGTATTCACTCAAAAGTATTCAACAAGCAGCTATTAAGAAACTATTAGATTCATAATGTTACGTCACTATACGAGATAAAAAAAGATAGAATACATGTTCTCTGCCCTTGGGAGTTTCCAACAGAAAGAGGACTTAGGACATGGACCACAAAGAGTTACAATACAATGGAGATAAGCACTTTGATTGGTGGTGGATGCAGGGGACAGGAGGGAGGGGAGATTCAAAGAGAACACACATCAAGGTTTTGAGACTCTGTAAATGAGAGAACAATCCACAGAAATAAAAAAGGGGAGCCTGTCCAGGGAGATGATGAGAAATCTGGTTTCAGAGCCAAGAAAAGGTCACGGGATTTGATAATCATTAGGGACTGATGAGACCATAGTTTCCCAGAGACGATGAGGAGAGCAGCCTGACTGCAAGAGGTGAAGGGGTGAGTCTGTAAGGAGACAGATGAGAGCATTGGGCATAATTCCCATGTCTACCgagttaaaaggaaggaaagaaagtggacAGCAGCTAAGAAGGCAGCGAGGGCAGGGAACCATGTGCCCACTTCTTTCATCTGTTTATTTCCCCTCCCTGGGGCCTCTCCCCCAGCTTGGAGGTGGAAATGGGGGGGCTCGGAAAGTTCTTGAGAGGGCCAGACCACACTCCCATTTCACCCAGTTTTCTTCTCCTAACAGAGGAGGGGTCCCTGGTGTGAAGGGGAATTACAAGTTACCTTTCTGTCAAGTAGTCTCTTCTTGCGTATGGTTGGGGGCTCCAGATGGATCCGACCTCGCATGGCCAATTCTATGAGGATGCCTCCTCGAAGCCCAGAAGAAATGCAGTCATTCCAGAAGGacgtgtaaccctaggcaaagggaaaaagaatatgTTGTGACGGTTCAGACTTGTGACAGGCATCTTTGAGGACGATTCTGTTCACTCTTCAGGTTCATTTTTGCAGCACATACCAAACCCTGTCAACATGCTCTCTCTGTTCCCTGTGTGTTCTCTCTTTCCGAAGATACTGCAAACTTTCCTAGACAGGAGCTAGATTTCCCCCATCAGCTTTGGGCCTTCTTAGAATAATGAGACAGTTTCCTTTCTCCAGAAGCCAGCACATGATTTGAAGACAGAagtcttgtgttcaaatctgttTTCTGTCATTTACTAGAGGTCTAAAGGACCCTGAGCCACTCACTGAActctaagtctcaatttcctcatctgtaaaatgagaggggttagATTAGAAGGCCTCAAAGATCCTGCCAGAAGTAAACCTGTGATTGTGTAGATGCAATACAAAGTTTGGCACAAGAAAGCCCACTGCTTCCTGAGTTTTCATGGCTCTTCCAGAAAAGATCAAATAACATGGTTCCACTGGCAGGTGAAAAATAGCTTGTCAGTCTCTCTTCTTAGTAAAGAACCTACACACTCTCCAAAGTTTGGGAAATGCTGAGACATAGATTTAGTTTTGatatgaggaaaaacttcctaaccattCAAATAATCCCAAAGTAGAAATGGGGCATCTGGATGCctcagtagatagaatactgggcttggaaatcaggaagacctgagttcaaatctggcttcagacatctactagctttatgaccttgggcaagtcactaaaccctgtttgccttaatccactggagaagaaaaaggcaaaccactccagtatctttaccagaaaaaccccatggatagtatgGTCAAGGTCTCATGATGAGTTGGACAAGGatacaaaatgactgaacaacaagaaatggTCTAGTTTGGGAGGTGGTGAGTCTCCATTCCGTCAAAGCAAAGTCTAGATGACCAGATGGTCACTTGTCAGcactctgtatgtgtatgtgctcATTTCTGTTCAAGGAGCcagaccagatggtctctgaagtaCCTCCCTAAGTTAGGACTCTAATTCAATGCTTACCAGGAAATTTAAGTTACAGTTGTAGAAAGGCACCTTTGAGCTCTCTAGAAACTTGATCCTGTGACATTCCAAAGTTTAGGGGAAAATACATATTAGTCAAGAAGAACAAACCACAAAGCATCTAGTTCTCTCATGGTCCAATCAATGACCATTAAGTACAATACACTATACCACAGTGCTGGGGGTTAGAGAGGCATAAACTTCTGTGCTTAAGGAATTTTTATCTAGTTGagataagaagaaagaagagcTATCACAAGGCAGTACAGAATTGATGGAGATATAAATGGTACCAGCAGTGTGCCTCAGGAGTTCTAAGGGACCAATCCCTTTTACTGTGGAGTACTTCAGGAAATCTGAACAAAGAGGCGGGCTGAGGTACATTGAAGCTAGGGAGAGAAAAGTAGGGTGGGCATTCTAAGCTGGGAGAGGATAGCATGAACAAAAGGGATGGAGCAGAGAAACACAAGGCATGTTTGGAGCAGGGATGGGGATAGAATTGGTGGATAGGTCAGAACCAGGTTGTAGAGGGTCATGAGTACCAGACTAAGGATTCTGATTTTACAGGCAAAAGAGTCCCTGAAGTTTTTGGAACCTTTCATGATCAAAATACCACTGTAGATTAATGGGCCTATCTCTATAAGGGCAGAAAAATTTACAAATAGGACAGATTATGGTTTCCGGAGTCGTGCTAACCAGATTCTAATCTTTAATCATACCCTCCAAAATCACTGTGATCCACAGCTTGAGTTGCTTCCTATGATAGTGCAAATGAGTTATCCTGACCCATCTATCGCAGGCTTATAGGAAGTGGTCAAAGTACATAAAGCAcccattctccttttcttctcagcCCTACATTCTCAGATcttttctaaccctaactctttTACCGCAGTTAACACTGACAGGTCAGCAGAAGCCTTTATAAACTCCACCTCCCCTCTCCTGACCTTCCTGAGGTCCAGTCTACTCCCTTATCTGCCACTGAACCGCACCTGCAGCGCAGTGGAAACAACCACATCTATTCTTTTCTTATAAACACTGGAGCTTATTCACTTTACCTGGCGGTTCAGATGAAAGCATAACCGAATTCCTGAACAACAAAGCAGCCTCAACAGGCAataaaatgtatatgcatatcagAGGCCTTGGTGGCCTCCTACATTTTGACTAGGTATGTAAACACTTCAAATTGAAGAGAAGTATTTAGAAAAGAGGCTTCCAGGGGTTTCTTCTTTCCAAGTCACTACTCAGCTTTGGTTTTCATTATGGTGAGGTCAAAGATTACAACAGTGTAAATAAAGGAGGGACAGAAACCAGGATGTGAGGACTGACTTCCTTGAAAAGTGTTCTTTCCCACTTCAGCCTCACAAAACCTATAAAACCCCAGAAAAAGTCCTTTCTTTAAGATTATGCAGGAACATGAGGAGAATAAATATGGACAAGTAAGAGCAGAATGGTGCAGGGCGGGAACAGGTGTGAGTGAGGCCATGGTACTGCCTTCCCTGGTGATGTCTCAGAACAAAAGACAATACTGCAGCAGCAAAGGAGAAGGCGTTAAGGACATTAAGGATTCTGAAGGGTGCTTCCTGGGATTCCCTTCTAAATGTAACACATTTAGTCTATCACATTCCTATAATCCATGTATATAAGCAGTCAGAAGGACCCTGCTTTCTAAGGCTGAGCAGTACCTTCTGATATAAGAGAAGTAAACCCTTCCTCAATGCCTGTTCCAGAAAAACAGGTcacaaaaaaaggataaaagggATAATGTGGTTCAGTGGTAGAAAGGCAAGGAGACTAGACCTCAGAAGGTCAGGGAAGGCAAGGTGGAGTTTGTAAAGGCTTCTGTAGACCTGTCAGTGTTAAAGAGTTAGAAATTTGGGCAGAAGCATTAAGGTATGAAAAGATCTGGGATGGAGGactgggaagaaaaggagagtggGTGCTTTATGTACTTTGACCACTTCCTATAAGCCTTCGATAGATGGGTCTGGATAACTCATTTGCACTGTCACAGAAAGCAACTCAAGCTGTGGATCACACTGATTTTGGAGAGTATGATTAAAGATTAGAATCTGGTTAGCAGGACTCCAGAAACTACAATCTCTCCTATTTGtaaattcttttgcttttatagaGACAGGCACATTAATCTAAAATGGTATTTTGATCATGAAACTCAACTGCTCAAAAATCTCCAGCGGCTCTCTTGTCTGTAAAACCAAATAGCCTAAATAGGAATAtttttgtgggggtgggggtggagtgacCAAGATAGAAAGTATGAAGAGGGTCATATGTTAGGAAAGGAAATTTTCACAATCTTCCACCAGAATAATCTCCCCTGAATTTCTACCCAGTGATGTATACATAGTGCCCTTCCCTAGGCTAAGCTTCCTTGAAGACACACCTTTTATGAAGGTCAAGGATTTAAAAGCTTCCTGCTAAgggcaaacagaattaaagataggaaaaaaaaaatcttaaaagcaTACCTTAAAAATATCTTCTAGAGCTTTGACTTGAAAATTGGtttaatttgtaaaaaagaaGGCATCAACCCCCCGAAGATATAAAAGAATActgaaaaaattaacaattttaattcataaaattatGTCAAACAGcactttttgaaaaaatatggtattttttttcttaatctggtGTACTGAAGGGGTAGACAAATACAAGCACTTTGGATCTTCCCCT
The DNA window shown above is from Notamacropus eugenii isolate mMacEug1 chromosome 2, mMacEug1.pri_v2, whole genome shotgun sequence and carries:
- the GOLPH3L gene encoding Golgi phosphoprotein 3-like, whose product is MSSLTHRGRRRAEVGKNSEKRLEGEEDSNQERGLDNDDCGDSKDIRLNLMEEVLLLGLKDKEGYTSFWNDCISSGLRGGILIELAMRGRIHLEPPTIRKKRLLDRKVLLKSDSPTGDVLLDETLKHIKATEPAETVQTWIELLTGETWNPFKLQYQLRNVRERIAKNLVEKGILTTEKQNFLLFDMTTHPVTNTTEKQRLVRKLQESVLERWVNDPQRMDRRTLALLVLAHSSDVLESVFSTLADDRYDVAMNRAKDLVELDPEVEGTKHSATEMIWAVLAAFNKS